A genomic window from Lotus japonicus ecotype B-129 chromosome 1, LjGifu_v1.2 includes:
- the LOC130729229 gene encoding 18.1 kDa class I heat shock protein-like: MSILPNSLFGRRRSEPHRSHIWDLFQDHGFGAARTSTPHMAFPSEPSPIVNSHIEWKETPEAHVCKAHLPGLKRSDVRVEVDDDRVLSIICSKSVEMEEQGGGWHRVEVSSGQFVQRVMLPENSKVDHVKAYMDNGVLTVKVPKHRVVDNRVRNVRISHA, translated from the coding sequence ATGTCCATCCTTCCCAACAGCTTATTTGGTCGGAGAAGATCTGAACCACATCGTTCTCACATATGGGACCTATTCCAAGACCATGGCTTCGGAGCAGCACGAACCAGCACACCTCACATGGCTTTCCCAAGCGAACCATCGCCGATTGTCAACAGCCACATAGAGTGGAAGGAGACCCCTGAGGCTCATGTTTGCAAGGCGCATCTTCCGGGGCTCAAGCGCAGCGATGTGAGAGTGGAAGTGGACGATGACAGAGTCCTCAGCATCATTTGCAGCAAGAGTGTGGAGATGGAGGAACAGGGAGGAGGGTGGCACCGTGTGGAGGTTTCCAGTGGGCAATTCGTTCAGCGTGTTATGTTGCCTGAGAACTCCAAGGTTGATCATGTTAAGGCTTATATGGATAATGGGGTACTAACTGTTAAGGTTCCCAAGCATAGAGTTGTGGACAACCGTGTCAGAAACGTTCGAATTTCTCATGCTTGA